The genomic region TCCCTGAAGTTGGAATTATTGCAGAATCAGTGTAGAGCTGGCGAACAGTGTGTAGTTAACGTTCTGCTGATGGAAGCCGTGGATGGTAACACAATGGTGTGTGGCATTGTTCACCTGCTTGCTCATGCATATCTTTTTATTTTGCCCAACTAAAAccctgggggggaaaaaacctcaCAAAATCGATATTTTGAGAAGATAAAACTTGGTCTGCAAAGGTCtaaaatacaatttaaaatGCAACACTGTCAACCAAAAATATAACGTCTACATCTTAAAGTCAGAAGTTGTTTTAGTGATGCACTTGCCAAGTGATGGTGGGCGTTTCTTGGCTGCGGTTTTGGTGCTACAGGCTGAAAATCAATACAACACTTCTTTTAGCCCTGAATATTAAACAGCTGCAGCTTCCATTCATGCTGCCGTTGCTGAAAATCATCTCATAAATGTAACTTCCTGCGTGAACCCCATTGTTTGCCCCACTGGATGATTCCCCGAGTCTGTTTGTGCATGAGTCAGCAGGTTACAAAGCTAAAGTTTCATTAGGCTAAAAGCTTTACTGGCTCTCCCGTTACTCCCTTTCAATCCCTTCTCCAAACTCTCAGACCTCGCCGGAAACTTCCGACTAATTGGACGACCCACTTGCTATAATCTTTGAGCCCAAAATAAGATTAATGGCCGGACACATTTCTGTAGCTTGCACCTATTTAATATCCCTTTTGGCAGTGCTCGTAGACCTTCCTGGACCTAGTTCTCGCTGGGTGACATTTGTAAACAAAGGCTGGCTGTCATGGTGCAGCTTCACAAGCGTTTGGTGCAATCCTGGACTCACGCCTgtcatctgtctcctctcttcAGGTTACGGACATGCGGCGCCAGGGACGGATGCCGGGAAGGCCTTCTGCATGTTTTACGCTGTCCTGGGAATCCCTTTGACTCTGGTGATGTTTCAAAGTCTGGGCGAGAGGATGAACACTTTTGTCAAGTACCTCCTGAAACGTATCAAAAAATGCTGTGGCATGAGCATCACCGAGGTCTCCATGGAGAACATGGTGACCGTGGGCTTCTTCTCCTGCGTCGGCACCCTCTGCATCGGGGCAGCTGCCTTCTCCCACTACGAGGACTGGAGCTTCTTCCAGTCGTATTATTACTGCTTCATCACGTTAACAACCATAGGCTTTGGGGACTTTGTGGCTCTTCAAAAGAACAAGGCCCTCCAGAAGAAGCCGCTGTACGTGGCCTTCAGCTTCATGTACATCCTGGTGGGACTTACAGTCATCGGGGCCTTCCTCAACCTGGTCGTGCTCCGCTTTCTGACTATGAACAGCGAAGACGAGAGACGGGACGCCGAGGAAAGGGCCTCATTGGCCAGCAACCGGAACAGCATGATCATCCACATCCAGGATGAGACGCTGCCGCGGGgtcggcggcggcgggagcCCTTCCGCTCAGAGGTGACCGACTTGCAGTCGGTCTGCTCCTGTATGCACTACCAATCTCACGAATTTAGCAGCTCTGGAGGAGGATTGGGGGGCGTGGGCTGTGCCTTCGCCCATCAGAACTCGTACAGCTCGCAACTCAATCCCAACCAGTACTTTCATTCGGTTTCATACAGGATCGAGGAGATCTCACCCAGCACCTTGAAGAACAGCTTGTACCCCTCTCCGATGAGCTCGGTGTCTCCAGGGCTGCACAGCTTCTCAGACAGTCATcagctggtgaggaggaggaagtccaTCTGAAGCAGAACCTCTGGGCTCTGCGTTTTATACACAAGGTCAAACATTTCCAATGCTGCTCCTTACCAAATCATGTCAGCACTCCCCCCTTTTTTAGTTGTATGTAAAATAGAAGTATTCTTAAGAACAGATGAAGAACACACGGAACACCAAGCGTGGACACAATGGAATGCAAAGCATGAAGCATGGATGTCTATTTTTCAAGAGATTGCTTCATTTACATGAACTAGCAGACCTTGGTGGTTTCAAATTTACAGCGGAAAATTGATATATCGACTTTGGtttcataccaaataatgcaCACACGGGGAAATGCTATTTTTCAAATGGGAGTTTGCTCGTTTCACCTTAACTTGAAGAAACTTTTATTGTTATGTACAATTCCATTGCCTCACTGCAGACagagattttaaaaatgacttaaaGCATCAGGTATTGTTTTCTAAAAGCAATCATATATTCAAATGTGTTCACTAGCATCAAGCCAAAATATCGTTTCCAATGTTAGCATGTGCATTCGGTGTCATTTGCTGAGCGTGCCGCGGTTTAGCGGCATTCTTCGTTGTGTTGGGAGAACAGTTGTGCAAACACTCTCTCGGATTCAAAGGATgttctgcttttattaatgttgCTCCCTTGCCTCAGAATCTGATCTCACTCCGAAAAATtccacccagcagctcccagaaTTAGATTATAATTGACCCATAAGCGAAGATGGGCCTCAGTCTTCTCTGAATGAACCACAGCGAGCATATTAAACACTGGCGCCCAAGCATTCAGCAGAAAGACCACGTTTTGAATGATCACAAATTAGCACATTTAGCAAAGTCATTGGttatgaaacaaacaaaaaaaagaacaatcgAGACTAATCCAGCAGAGGCTGCGGATAGGTAAATTGCTAAATCTCATGCATGATCCAATTATAGAATCTTTCATTCTTTACAaaccaaaaatatcaaatccTTCCCCGGCAGTAGAGCAGGATAACAGGGTCAGATggtgtatttcttttttatagTGTTTCTAAATCAGGGCAAAATGTGTCCGTCCTGAACTAGCATCCATAGCAGCTGACCCTGCGTCTGACTGATGATCGGCACTAACTGGGAGCA from Takifugu rubripes chromosome 12, fTakRub1.2, whole genome shotgun sequence harbors:
- the kcnk9 gene encoding potassium channel subfamily K member 9, whose product is MALRTERTWFGQVLRRVFRLQGSWSRRSSSLLCLSVNQEQNLGFCHHKAGGYHRCSDSSGRRGHCQRSALFCASTSRHCPLGFHHASCAFPGNPRGHEPLGRRFLLAMKRQNVRTLSLIICTFTYLLVGAAVFDALESDFEMREKEQLEAEEKRLQGKYNISEDDYRKLETIIMEAEPHRAGVQWKFAGSFYFAITVITTIGYGHAAPGTDAGKAFCMFYAVLGIPLTLVMFQSLGERMNTFVKYLLKRIKKCCGMSITEVSMENMVTVGFFSCVGTLCIGAAAFSHYEDWSFFQSYYYCFITLTTIGFGDFVALQKNKALQKKPLYVAFSFMYILVGLTVIGAFLNLVVLRFLTMNSEDERRDAEERASLASNRNSMIIHIQDETLPRGRRRREPFRSEVTDLQSVCSCMHYQSHEFSSSGGGLGGVGCAFAHQNSYSSQLNPNQYFHSVSYRIEEISPSTLKNSLYPSPMSSVSPGLHSFSDSHQLVRRRKSI